In the Sus scrofa isolate TJ Tabasco breed Duroc chromosome 8, Sscrofa11.1, whole genome shotgun sequence genome, TTCAAGGACTTTTATGCTATGAAAACAGCACTTATTAAAGTCACCAATGAAATAAGTCTAATGAATTCGTTTTTGACATTTTGGCCTTcctaacaaaattcaacactgtTGGCTGTTTCCTCTGCTATCGAGTGGATGTGTACCTTTGCCCCCAACTCCTTGCTCAGAtttgtatgttgaagccctaaccccccaTTGTGAAGAGCTATAGGACCTTCAGGAGGTGGTTATGGTGAAGTGAGGTCATTGGGTAGGGTCATAATCCAATAGGATTGATGTCCTTctaagaggaggaggagacaccAGAGAACAGGAAGGTGGCCTGTAAGCCAGGAAGTGAGCTCTCACTAGAAATGGAACCCTCCAGATCTTAGactttctagcttccagaactgtgagacaataaatttctggtGTTACGTCAGCCTGAGCAGAATACGACACTCTCCTTCTTGAGACTcactttttttgacttttgagaCAAAACACAACACTGGCTTTCCATTCCCTCTTCCTGTCACTGCAAGTCATCCCAGTCGAGGTGGCCAACACGCACCGGAATTTCTCGAGGTCAAATCCcaggctttcttttcttatttcatacTCTCTTTAGCTCTCATTCATACTCAGCTTCCTGACTACTCAACCTAAAGTAGTTCTCCCTAAAAACGCATGCCATCTACTTTCATTAACACAGAAGTTACCACTGACTTatggtttctattttattgtttcccCTCCCGCCAATATACAAGTTTGACAAGAGTACAATTCCCTGCTGGTCTTGTTCAGCATTTTATTTCCAGTATCTAGCATATAGAAACTGGatcaatatttgttaaaaaattaaatgtaggaTGTTTGTTTCTGGCCATGAAGAAGTAACAAAATGAATTTACCTTTTGTTTTAAACAACTTAAACCCCcccacaaaatatataaaataatgtttctaaGATAATGGATGACAGGAAGTACAGGATGACAGTGATTCTcgaaaaaagggaaacaaaggagGTAGTTCTTAAAATTCGTTCTGGCTTACTGCTCGGAGAACTTCCAGGCTGCGATACAGGGGGAGCCCAAAGAGATCTTAGAAATCTTCCTGAGAAGACAAGACAGAGTTTGGAGGTGAGGGAGCCCAAAGTGACTAAAATGTGCGGGCAGAACACAGGAAAGAGAGCTGCAGAGAGCGAGCTCCGGAGCTCCCGCAAGTCCAGAGAAATGCTGATCAGGACGTGGATGTTTCCCAAGGCTGTGAAAAAGACCACGGAAAAGGACCAGGTGGAAAATACCTAGAGCCACAGAGGACTGGATATAACTTGTATTCCCACCGAAAAGAATGCAAAGAGCTTCTAGGACCTGGGGCATGACATAGAGTCCTCAGATAGGCATAGCTATTGCCTCAGTGGTGGGTAAAACTGGCCACTGAAAGTACATAACCATGGCTTTTGAGAACCTGCGGGGTCTAGAGTTCACCTGGTCCATCTTCACCACACCTGACATCACACTGCTCCTTTCTCTCTTGACTCAAGACACCCCAGTCATGCCTTACCCCTCCTACCTGCTCAGGGTTTTTCACATTCGGTTCTTTCTTCCGGGAAGGtcattcctcccctccccactctctgCCACTTGACCCAGCTGATTCCTACTCACCCTTCACAGCTCAGCCCAATGACCACTtcctcagagaaggcttccttcaTCTTCCTGACTTCACAAGACCGCCCTCTAAGGAATTCTCAAAGTTCCACGTACTAATCGAGGACTCGTAAGATGGTGTGTAATTTATTATTCTCAGTGACGGTCTCTCCAAATAAACCTGGACCCTAAATGGAATGACATCTGGTTTTGTCCACTATATCCCCTATGTCTAACATACTGCCTGGCATGCAGGAAACGAACATTTTTGGAAGAATAAATTCATGGGGCCTACAGACACATGCTTCTAAAATCTAGCATTCTGTAAGTTTATGTCACACAGAGATGAAGAAGCAAACACATGAATTTTCCAGGTTGTCTGGAACTGGAATTGAGGTGAGAAAAAAGATGTCAAGGTcttgtttaaaattaaacaaaaacaaggaaggaaaaacCTGGCAGGATGAAATCATTTAGACTCCtaatctacaatttttttttttaaataacaggtgAATTCGGTAGGCTTAATATTATGATAATCACAGAAACTCAGCTCTACTACAAAGAAAACGACTGCCctggaaaaatgaggaaaaattaatGGCATCCAGAAGAGCTGAACGAAGAATTTTGAATTCCTAAGtgaagaaatagagaagaaaagaggggaagAGAACACTAGAGGAAGAAATTTAAGGTGTGAAGCCCTGAAATCAATCTCTTCCGAACAGGGGGTACCAGTTGGtttaaggaagagaagggagaccCTTGAACTTACCTCAGAGAGACAAAGCAGGTCTGGAGGCTGCAGGGAGAGAATAaagatttataaaacagaataaaactggCATTCATGGCACCACCCTGCTGGATAAAGACAGGTCTTGTCTCACAGAGATAAAACAAAACGAAGCAAAAAACTCCATGTCAGAAATGCACTGCGCTGTGTGGGAGGTGGAAGCAGACAAAGGGAAGGGGTGGATGGGGTGCTGGGGAGGAACTGGATAGACAATCTTGATTTACTAAACAAATTCGATACATTTCCCCCCTTGTTACACCATATCAAGCTTTTACTGATATAAACAGGggtcagcaaattttttttcttctgcaaagggctagataatgaatattttaggctttttggGGTTTCTGTCTGCGACTATTCAATTCAGCTTCTGTGGCATAAAAACAGCAAGAGATTACATATAAGAGAATAAGCATGGcaatgttccaataaaactacCTACAAAGCAGGCGGGGGGCCAGAAACCCCAATTcggaaagttaattttttttgaaaacagtGCTGTACTCCATATCCACTAATCAGGAGAATCGACCAAATTATCTTTCTTCAAGTTATACTAATTATGTtgtcaaagtaaaaaaaaaaaacttgaaatattttttgataagTTGCTGAGTTCCTGTGTGACTCTAACGTCTAAATATGCCTGgtagatcaaaagaaaaatatttggcatttgctgaataaattaaATAGTTTTCCAGGAAAGATATGCAGCAATCAGTAAAGCAGAATATCCTGGAAAACTCCGTAATGGTTGAAAAGACAATGAGACAAAAGACATGCaagaaaaattctaagaaaaaaatatcgAGACAAGGAATTACAAAAGTAGCTGtctcatattttaataaagaattaaGGCAAGAGTTAGAAACTCTTTGAAAACTAAAACTCTTCTCTTTGCTCCATTCCTATGAAAACTACAatgacgggggtggggtgggagtggggggctgAATCCAATTGTTAAACAGAAtggatttttatgaaaaattcttGATTTCAATAGAATATATTATTGGGTCACAGTTTTAATAGTTTTACCTATGGCACTGGCAAGTAACAAAGCAGTAATATGAAGCCCATGTTAAAAAGAATAggtcaaagcatttcttttttacattaaaatatctgTCTCTGTTTCATCCATTTCTGAACAAATTAACAGCGTGGATTGAGACTTGAGAAGACACTGTTCTTCTAAATTCATAAGATACTTTCTTAGAGTTTGTAAAACAGGACAGCTACCTGAATTGACTGCTAGCACAGCTCATTGTGAAATAAATTCTAACACAAAAGTGAAACTTACAGACTGATCAACATGTGATTATTTTGGCCTATGTACCACTGTTCTTTAAATGGTGAATCTTAGTAAAGCATTTACAACTTAATTTTGATTACTCTAACAATTTATGTACAAGAACACATCTGGTATATACGTTACTTTACAATCACTTCATAGGAAGCATAGAGAAAACCTAGCAGGAAAGCATGCAGAGCACTGTTTCTGTGGGATACAAAGTCTGGAGAATGCAGGTTGATATGCCAATGGGACACTGTGACTCAGGAAGCCCAGGAAAAAGGACTGAGCACTTTCCAATCTTATCAGACTACAGAACCCTTTACACACAGGACATCTTGGTGGGCTAGTGTTTCTTGGAAACACTTTGGAATGTTTGTGTAGCAAACTAGATTAAGGTGACTAAATCATCTGGAAACGTTTTTCTATCAAAATGAGAGATCCTCTACTCTGTGGCTCATCATAGTTTTTCCATGAGATAATAATTATGATGCTAAATAACAGCACGTGAATAAACTaacactaaattttatttttaaatgcttaaggATATCCTGTGCTGAGAGTTGCCTCAATCATTCAAATCTGAAAGAATATCTTGTTAGGACTCAAAAAATATGGTAAAACGTTCACGGACGCATGTCTAGTCTCAGTTCTGGGGAGTTAAAGGAGTATACTATTAATTAAAAATCACCCGTTAGTTACATACTTGAGCGAAAACCAGAATTCTGAATGGAAaagttatatgtatattaaatcatTCTAGAGGATAGATGACAAAACAGAAGCTGAAAAACTGACCTTTTTTCACTCATCTCAGAATTCAATTCAGAGTCAACTTGAATTCTaaatttttaggagaaaatttaATATCATAGGAAAAACACTATGAGGATAGTAGCTTGAAGTACACATTATGTTATTCTAGTCTTAAAACTTCCTTGGAGGTGTCCAAAGTCCATTGATTACATCTGGATATGTCAATTAAGAAAAGGCACACATTTCCCTTGGGAACTCAAGACACTGACATTAAGaggtttatattattattttcgaTAGTCACAAACAATTTTAGGCCATGATCATCCCCAAATCATCTCTCACAATTGGCCCTTCACACACCCCATTCTGCTCTTCCCCTGAAATCGATATTGTGTGCAACTATTAGAGACACCCTACAAGTTACACTTTGATCATATAGTTTCTCACAATTCACAGAATGAATTCTTGGCTTGATCTCTTTGTCCTTCTGTTACACCCACTTAATGAACCCAATTACTATTCTGGCAGCTGAAATAAAACCACAAAGCTGTTCAATCCTGTTAGTTCTCGAGACAGTATTTCAAATGTTATCCATATAGCTCAATACCCACCGTACTACTCTTAGATTACCTCTTGAGTCATAGAAAATAGACCCTACTCTCTTCAACATTCTGCCCATAAACTTATATATTGATTTGCATCCTCACATATTGTTCCCACTATTTATGTGCTTTAGGACAAGAAGTGACTCTTCTGGCCAAGACCAATCTCTCTAATGATGCCCCATGATATCCAAATGATCACGTCAGGGGCTTCACTCCATTTCCACTACTTGTCATCTCATTTCCTAATTTCAGTCTTTCATTTTCCACTGGCTTCTTCCTACTGGCATCTAAACATCGTTCAACTGGGCTTCCTCTCACTACTTCCCTATTTCCTCTCTAATCACAgccatttacatttttctttgtcttcctgcAGTTACTCTAAGATTTCTGGGTCTACTAGTCCACCAAAACTGCTCTCTCCCAAATCTCTAAAATAACCTCTTGTGCTATAGTCGATGGATTACTTCAAGGCCTAACTGACCCCTAATCAATGTTTTACAGTTGTTTTTGTGCCTCAGCTATATGAACTAAATTATTCACTGTTCTAGACAAGCCTGCTCCCTTCTGTCACCCAAATTTTCCCCATGCAATCTGCTTCTGCCCGAAATAACTCTCTGGATTTGTAACACATTACTTCAAATCTCAGTTTAGATGTGACAATGTAGGAATCCTTGCCTAATTCTCTAAACGTGCCTTCAATTTCCCTGTGTGCTCCTACAGTCTACCTTTCTCGCCCATCACAGCACTTATCCTTCTACCAAAACTGCCTATTCACTATCCCCACGCAGACAGTAAGTTCCACGAGAGTAGGAACCATGACTTTCTATCCCTTTAAACATATAACATCCTacttaaaacagaaaatgcaTCCTCTTTATTGAATAAGGTCTTGTTTTCTCATTTAGATGGAAAAAGAACTTTTTGAACCTTCTATACTACATAAAAGCATATTTGTAGGCATTCATTATTTGTTGAACCAAGAATAGAacagaattaaattttttcttcctttccatgtcTACTTGACATATAATATGGCAGTACAAATGTagtgaatttttaacttttaaaactccTATGTATTAAACTATATCTGAACAGTTAACcttgaaatgtataaaaacaaGACATTTGTGGTAGGAGCAAAACTCTTCACCAATAGAAATATTCCATAATTCACCATATACATTGCCCTAGGAATTTTCCTAGAAAAGTCCTGTTGATGAAAGTCTCTCAAATTTCCAGTCACTAATTATTCTATGaagaaaaacacatataaaactgATAATGAGTTttagtgtcatatccaaaaaggcaaaaagaagtaTGGAATATCaagaataatgaggaaaaaaacaacatcttaagaaatatttaaaaatcagataatacAACAAATATTGCTATAAAtacaactttataaaaataacatccttgttgagtgaaaaaaaagaatgttaaaaaataaagaaggaaagttatcagtaaaagataaataaaactttaagcaGAACAGGAACTACTTgtagtaattttaaaagtgagaaaaggtgaaaaaactCAATGtgatactaaaatttttttaaatatacaaaagaatctgaaattaatttttttgttttgttttgtttttttggctgcatctaagcatgaagaagttcccagaccagggatcaaacctgtgccacagcagtaaccagagccacagcagtgacaatgcaggacccttaacctactgaaccagaaactcagaaattaatttgaaaaagtaataaTTAGGCATCTTCCACCTTATTTTTCTAGGGTGATCTCATTCAGTGAGATGaagaataatattaaaataaattttacatttataccTTAGAAAGATACAGTGGTTAAAAAGCTGGAAGAACAAAATACAGTTCTGTTGAAAAATGACAATGCCAACTATCTTTAGCATGAAATGAACATGGTACAAAGAATTGAAAACGAAACACTACACTTTATTCTCCATTGATggtggtcttttaaaaatatgtgtgaatATTTTAAGGTGAATGATagtaagttcttttaaaaaatcatgatcagattcctctctttttttatgataTACTATttgttataatattatttttagttatcCCTAGGGTAAGAAGGGCATTATTTTTAGATTTGATCCATCTTTCATAATGGAGACATTAATTTGAtcacctttaaaattttaattttatattttcttttctttctttttttttccagttgtactcatggcatatggaagtttcgaggccagggatcaaatctgagccgcagctgccacctatgccatagctgcagcaacaccagatcccactgtgcagggctagggattgaacttgcatggcctcagagacaacacttgattcttaatccactacaccatagtgggaactcctaaaatttaatcACTGAATGTTAGTCACTGCATGTTAGATATTACTGAAATAGGTATTATACAGTTATTCAGTTAAGTAACTGAATTTTTTAGGGGGGTCATAAAAATCTCCTACCCTATTAGAGTTTAAttactgcttttaatattttaatctaagacctgatatttttttaaaaggtaacagAAATTAAGCCACCATTACCTCCCTGACTCCACAAAAAAGACTCCCCTAAAACACGCAATGTATCAATgtaaatttatgttaaaaatagcCTTATATTCCCAAATGTAACCTGGCACTCTCTCATGTCAGGGAAGTAATCAGCAAGCACTACCATACTCTTATATATCCTAAACTGTCTAGCACCTATAAATAAGCAGAGTTGGAACTAACTACATTGGCAACTTCAGTGTTTATGTCCCTTTTTTGCTAGGTTCTAGTGGTAACAGTCTCCCTGAGGCACACATTTTTGTCAGATCAATATAACTGAGTAAAACCCATAATTACTTGCTGAAGCAAATTCAGTTTGCATTCTAAATTTAGCATTACCTTAAAATTACCTGTATATGCCTTTCTCTCTTGCTAGGTTATGAGTTATCTCTGGAAAgaaatattcatctttatatccaTGGAATTTAGTTCAATGATATGAACAAAGAATTCAACAAGTTTGCtgatttattggaaaaaaaaaaatcttgttcctTGACACTCTTTAAACAATACAGCCTTAAAGTGGTTCCCAAAACAGTACCAAAGCACCTAACAACTTAATGAAGAATATGAGACTGATACCCTAGGATTATTACATAGGTCATAGTGTGTATCAATTTAGCCATgagatatttttacttttttccagatGGTCTCAAAGTTACTAATTTATCAagacaataaatatatactaGCCTGTAGTGTAGTAGTTAACGTCTAGATAGTTACTTGGgcatatttatttgttaaattgttttctatattttatattagatCAGGTGCAAAAAccaataataaaacatttacattaaTGATGTCTGTTTAGAAGCTCTCTATGTCTCTATCAAATACACTTTAATTTGCTTGAAATCCTGGACACATTTAGATGTGGGGAAATGCTCTGGGACATTTAGCAGCACCTGATTTCATGAGTTTCATACTAGGTGCCAAGAAATTCATGTTAtccaaatattttggaaatattaattaaaactaAATCAGCTATTCTTTTTCTACCATTATCTCATTCTTTACTCAAGGCACCtacaatgaaactttaaaattaagtAGAGAAAAACTTACCTAGTTGGGATTTTGAATAATAGTTTGCCATTTGTCCACTGTTGCAAGATTGTCGTTTATGTCTTTTTGTTGACAATTCTGTGGTCTTCCACggtggtctttttcttttgttcaattTGCTAAGAACTTCAGAATTATCAGGAGGATTCTTGTCATAgttaacacatttatttaatttactattGTCAAGTTGGCCGGGAAATTTATCACTTGAAGGACTATTGGCTTtagcattttctatttctttagactgctttttaaaagaattttgccTAGGAGAATGGGATCTTAAGGTAAAGCGCTTTGACTCTTCTATGTGAGTCTGAGGATTACTTTCACTGTCAACAGGTTCAGGAGAGTAAATAATTGTATTTAGCTTAAAAGTATTTCTGTGTTCAAGATAGTTGATCTTCCTCAAAAATATTCTACAATCTTTTAAGGTTTTCGACCTCCAATTATTTGGACATACATTTCCTAGTCTTGGTcccttttcaaaatctttttggCTGCAATTTTTTCCATTCtcctttgcttctgacttaaatttAGTCTCTACACTAGCATGCGTTTTGAAGTCAGAGATTGCCACCTTCTGTTGCAAAAAGTCATCCCTGATCTCAGGTGGCAAAATAAACTGATTATCTACTGTGTTTTTTCCTTGGAGTGGGATGTCAGCATTTGCTTCCCCCTTagtcttatttaaaaattggttCTGGCAAAAAAACCTTAAGTTCCTCCTTTTAGACATCCAATCACCTGTTCCATGGCTGTGCagctttccctctcttctccacCTTTCATGCTGCAACCTTTTAAACTCAGTTCTTTTTAATCTAGTTAGTGTTAAATTACTTTTCACATTTAAGAGTGGAGAGCTAACCATTTTATGCAGTATATGCAACTTCCCTGCTGATTTTGAAGGAGAAGATAGTGCAAACTTTTTAAAGTGCTTTCTGAAGGGACTGGtattaaaatcagaatatttggTCCCTAATTTAATTCCTCTGGTGTTTATTACTTCCAAAGGGTTTCGAGCATTTGCTTTTCTAACTAGTGAAAGAGACTGTGTTTCTGTTGTTTGCATAAACCAGGTACAGAGTTCATTCAAATCATACTTTTTCTGAAAAAGCATTTTTACAGGTGAAACTTCAAGTTCTAAAAGACAGGTTTCCAAAGGGCTTGCTATTTTGAAGTTATTATTTTcaatctgttctctttttttatgaaCACAATTCTCAGCCTCATCTCCACTTACATGCAcccaagcatttgttatttgttcaaATCTATTGTTTAATTCCTCTAATAAGGAATCATTTGGAGTAGAAGCAGCCCACCACCTGAGCAAAGGATCTGATGAGATTATAGGGTCCAAGGATACTTCGGAAATGGGTATTAATTTATCTTCCAAACGTTTTTTTGCATTCCTTGAGTTTCTAGCTCCTAGGTTACCTTGGGAAGCTATTTTAATCCTTGACTGCTTATGTTTGTCCTTCTGACTTTTACCTTTCTGCAAATGGAGTTTACATGATTTATGGAGCAGAGCATTTCTATAAATAAGTGAATTAGAAGATGCTAATGAATGTAGGAAATGCAGAGATGGTTTTCTATCCCTAATAGAATGTCTCAAAGGTATAGTAGCAACCATACTTTTTGATCCATTCTTAAATTCGTCAGCTTCAGTGTGCCTTGTATCCACGGAGTGTTGGTGATCATATTTTTCTTCtggcagatttttttctaatgtattctCTTGTTCTAAAGGAGGTAAGCAGCTGCTAATACTTACTTCTCTCTCCTGAGGTGAAATTCTATTAACAGTCACAGATATGCCAGAGATTTTCACTTTTGCAGGTCTACCAGGTTTCCGAATTGCCAAAGGCTTCTGATTTGGTCGAACAATGTTCTTGGAAGGTTGAGGTATCACAGACTTGTTCTTGATAGGTCTAACATATTCAAAGCCAGACCCCAAGATCTCACTTTCAGTAGTCAAACTTGAAATAGCACTTATTCTTTCACCCGAGTCGATTTTATATTCTCTAATATTTCTGAGACTATTATATTCTGTGGTAAAATCAGCAACATTGTTTAAAGACATTACATTGCCTCTGTTTACACTTCCTTCAGAAACATGCCTTTTAGTTCTTCTTGACCTTCCATAAATAACAGTTACTATAATACTCTTTTTATATACACCTTCTTTTACTTCTGATATGAGAGactctgggcttttcttttcagcactAAAAGACTCTTTCTGGCAAATGGTAATGTCTGCTTGGTCAGTTTTAGGTTTTGGTGGTCTTCCAATTGGTCGCTTAATCTGCTTCACAACCTGGGGACCTATTTTTTAGGTCtccctggttttcttttaaaagatgaatcAATAGCACTGCTTGAATATTCCTTAGGTTCCTCTTGTGGTTTATCACTATTCATATCATCTATAAACATTGCAGAGGAGTCTGTAGTTTCTTTCGCACAATTAAATTTGTTTAGTTCTCTTTGAAGAGTGTCACTGTCATTAAGAGTAGAACTATAATTTTCAAAGTTAGCATTTGGGATATTCTCAtttgttccctttctttttccagttACTTGATGGGTTAGTAGTTTTTTAGATGGAAGATCAGTATTTGATTCCGAAGTACCGACTGAAGTTAAAGTATATTTGACTCCTTCACTGCTTTTAACCTCAGATAAAAACATGAGTTTGACAGGACTAGAATAGCTGGAAAAAGAAGAGCTTTCAATGGCTTTATATTTTGTTGGTACATTTTCAACACTGGAAATCAAGCCACCTGTATCTAAAACAGATGATTTTTTCTGGTTATCAAGTCTCCTGTTATTCCAATCTTTTGTAGGTATATGGTTGCTTTTAACATTGGTGGATGGTACTCCAGATTTTGATAAACTCTGCTCTTTGCATGCCATTCTACGTATAGGAAGAGTCAGATTTCTACCAGCATTTTGATCTTTACCACCAATTTCGATCAATTTCTTGGATGCTTTATATCCTTCTGATAGTGACTGATTATTCCAAGACTTTGTTATATTTATTGTATCTTCCAAACGTTCCACAACAACTTGTAAATTAGAATTCAGTGCAATTTTGTTTAGATCTATATTGTGTGAGCTTTCAATCTGAGTATTTTttactggatcttttttttttgtagattcagAAACTTTTTTGGCCttaggggatttttttaaaacataattatttgttACATAGATAGAATACCACCCTGGAGGTACAATATTTCGTTTAGTTCTATTCAAAAGTCCAGAGACATCATTTTTCAAAGGGTTTTGACCACTCTCTAATTTTGAATTCGCTTTATGATTTtgcaaaaaattttttccagCCACAGATTTCTCCTGTGATCTTCTTATGTTCATTTTCTCAGGGGAAGTTGTTTTAAAGCTTTCTGAAAATGCATCAAAAGCCGAGTTAGTTCCTAAATTATGAGGAGGTAGTTGCAATGACTGTAACGCATAATCTAGTGAAACCGATGTTTCTGCTTGATTTTTATCTTGAAGGCTTCTAGTATTTTGTAACAAAGGCCCTTGGCAATGGCAGAATTCTTTGTCTGCT is a window encoding:
- the LCORL gene encoding ligand-dependent nuclear receptor corepressor-like protein isoform X6, which translates into the protein MSLNNVADFTTEYNSLRNIREYKIDSGERISAISSLTTESEILGSGFEYVRPIKNKSVIPQPSKNIVRPNQKPLAIRKPGRPAKVKISGISVTVNRISPQEREVSISSCLPPLEQENTLEKNLPEEKYDHQHSVDTRHTEADEFKNGSKSMVATIPLRHSIRDRKPSLHFLHSLASSNSLIYRNALLHKSCKLHLQKGKSQKDKHKQSRIKIASQGNLGARNSRNAKKRLEDKLIPISEVSLDPIISSDPLLRWWAASTPNDSLLEELNNRFEQITNAWVHVSGDEAENCVHKKREQIENNNFKIASPLETCLLELEVSPVKMLFQKKYDLNELCTWFMQTTETQSLSLVRKANARNPLEVINTRGIKLGTKYSDFNTSPFRKHFKKFALSSPSKSAGKLHILHKMVSSPLLNVKSNLTLTRLKRTEFKRLQHERWRREGKLHSHGTGDWMSKRRNLRFFCQNQFLNKTKGEANADIPLQGKNTVDNQFILPPEIRDDFLQQKVAISDFKTHASVETKFKSEAKENGKNCSQKDFEKGPRLGNVCPNNWRSKTLKDCRIFLRKINYLEHRNTFKLNTIIYSPEPVDSESNPQTHIEESKRFTLRSHSPRQNSFKKQSKEIENAKANSPSSDKFPGQLDNSKLNKCVNYDKNPPDNSEVLSKLNKRKRPPWKTTELSTKRHKRQSCNSGQMANYYSKSQLASRPALSL